The proteins below come from a single Sorghum bicolor cultivar BTx623 chromosome 4, Sorghum_bicolor_NCBIv3, whole genome shotgun sequence genomic window:
- the LOC8060383 gene encoding uncharacterized protein LOC8060383 → MPPGGRSGKRVRAPEGSQPEPPSAQLRSSKRLQLSAIDGQPAEEGNGSAGAVQGYGAGAQQGNGAGGDDIAAAENDNGAADQDMATVHEDNVAAEDDTQAPAQRRPRDPRPPTKGAYLDKMTKAMGHRLPIAVAPGKRRPHEPVQAAKFASESGVLIRDNVPILPHWKNYKNDEKYYNEFVSKLCGRLAINKTDEPTKEACTDMLRSSVRQMRYRLKKKYFNGVPANEVRTSSPVSCMSDDEWNALTAKWKNPKNLETSEKNKTNRSKVKYHQTTGSRSYVAHLHAYKKQSNNAEPSTHQNEELDVVEAFKTCHTSSKKGLEESAREALSNMEALRAAPVDEGETAVSSVQVVSQALPKNSSNSFLKNIGIKPTTSSKSAALNESDLREQLAAEARAVVQGELDALKKKSEEADEKLERQQKEMEEMRRQTEINQKELQETNVLLRRLLSLNNAST, encoded by the exons ATGCCGCCAGGAGGTAGGTCTGGTAAGAGAGTGAGGGCACCGGAAGGTTCACAGCCGGAACCTCCTAGTGCCCAGTTAAGATCATCAAAAAGGCTTCAACTGTCAGCGATAGATGGTCAGCCTGCAGAGGAAGGCAATGGATCAGCTGGTGCAGTGCAAGGCTATGGAGCTGGTGCCCAACAAGGCAATGGAGCTGGTGGTGATGACATTGCAGCCGCAGAGAATGACAATGGAGCTGCTGATCAAGACATGGCAACTGTACATGAAGATAATGTAGCTGCAGAGGATGACACTCAAG CTCCTGCACAGCGACGCCCAAGGGATCCTAGGCCACCCACCAAGGGAGCATACTTGGACAAGATGACAAAAGCTATGGGACATAGACTGCCCATAGCTGTTGCTCCAGGCAAAAGAAGGCCTCATGAACCTGTTCAAGCAGCCAAGTTTGCATCTGAGTCTGGTGTCCTCATTCGGGACAACGTTCCTATCCTACCTCATTGGAAGAACTACAAGAACGATGAAAAATATTACAACGAGTTTGTGTCAAAGCTTTGC GGGCGCTTGGCCATAAACAAAACGGACGAGCCAACCAAGGAAGCTTGCACCGATATGCTGCGCTCTTCGGTGCGACAAATGCGCTATCGGCTGAAGAAAAAGTACTTCAATGGTGTGCCTGCAAATGAGGTTCGGACATCTTCTCCAGTTTCATGCATGTCTGATGATGAGTGGAATGCACTGACTGCAAAGTGGAAAAATCCAAAGAACTTG GAAACAAGTGAAAAGAACAAGACTAATCGCAGTAAAGTCAAGTATCATCAGACTACCGGCTCTCGTAGCTATGTGGCACACTTGCATGCATAT AAGAAGCAAAGTAACAATGCAGAACCAAGCACTCACCAAAATGAAGAACTTGATGTGGTGGAGGCCTTCAAGACCTGCCATACCAGCTCCAAAAAAGGTCTTGAGGAATCAGCAAGAGAGGCACTT TCCAACATGGAAGCTTTGAGGGCAGCCCCTGTTGATGAAGGTGAGACAGCAGTTTCTAGTGTGCAGGTTGTGTCCCAGGCCCTCCCCAAGAACAGCTCGAACAGTTTCCTCAAGAATATTGGCATCAAACCAACGACATCGTCTAAGTCTGCAGCATTGAATGAAAGCGATCTTCGGGAGCAACTAGCAGCTGAAGCTAGAGCTGTTGTACAGGGTGAACTCGATGCTCTCAAGAAGAAAAGTGAAGAAGCTGATGAAAAGCTCGAGAGGCAACAAAAGGAGATGGAGGAGATGAGGAGGCAGACAGAGATAAACCAGAAGGAATTGCAGGAGACCAATGTGCTGCTCAGGCGTCTGTTGTCCCTCAACAACGCTTCGACATGA